Proteins encoded within one genomic window of Platichthys flesus chromosome 17, fPlaFle2.1, whole genome shotgun sequence:
- the snapin gene encoding SNARE-associated protein Snapin, protein MAAAAVGDASPGKDVVAEGLLDLLKPAVQQLDLHVHSVRESQVELREHIDNLATELCRINEHQKVALDLDPYVKKLLNARRRVVLVNNILQNAQERLRRLNHNVAKETARRKTMLEASGVFTSRSPSKP, encoded by the exons ATGGCTGCTGCGGCTGTTGGGGACGCTTCCCCTGGTAAAGATGTGGTCGCTGAGGGGCTGCTCGACCTCCTTAAGCCCGCTGTTCAGCAGCTCGACCTTCATGTTCACTCAGTCAG AGAAAGCCAAGTAGAATTAAGAGAACATATAGACAACCTAGCCACAG AGTTATGCAGGATAAATGAACATCAGAAGGTTGCACTTGACCTGGATCCTTATGTCAAAAAGCTGCTGAATGCAAGACGTAGAGTAGTACTAGTAAACAACATACTACAGAATGCTCAG GAACGACTGAGGCGCCTCAACCACAATGTGGCCAAAGAGACCGCCCGAAGAAAGACCATGCTGGAGGCTTCAGGAGTTTTCACGTCCCGCTCCCCCAGTAAACCCTGA
- the smad10a gene encoding mothers against decapentaplegic homolog 4 isoform X1, producing the protein MWTDSELGHHDANEVSGHSLADQLNTSSIMSVNPPSSNDACLSIVHSLMCHRQGGENEGFAKRAIESLVKKLKEKKDELDSLITAITTNGVHPSKCVTIQRTLDGRLQVAGRKGFPHVIYARLWRWPDLHKNELKHVKFCQYAFDLKYDNVCVNPYHYERVVSPGIVGLSLQNTAAPIGLIKEEYIHDCIQIDLPPGLPLSDHQTALKLPLPDHYGQPLPPQQLSSEPHGPPSVSRYTNLPVSPKVTCSGSMLPLQGGHSDGRLQTASPQAQVMTPAPRPPTPTQPLPQQQAAQQPSQPPHNQQPSLPTSHSHGKNGYSSSKHSQSQAVFHTVWTGSSTASYTPIGPPQNGRNLQQPPLHHPNHHWSQHHASNSFPPVANHPAGPEFWCSISYFEMDVQVGEMFKVPSSCPVVTVDGYVDPSGGDRFCLGQLSNVHRTDASERARLHIGKGVQLECRGEGDVWMRCMSDHAVFVQSYYLDREAGRAPGDAVHKIYPGAYIKVFDLRQCHRQMQQQAATAQAAAAAQAAAVAGNIPGPGSVGGIAPAVSLSAAAGIGVDDLRRLCILRLSFVKGWGPDYPRQSIKHTPCWVEVHLHRALQLLDEVLHTMPLADPGPAN; encoded by the exons ATGT GGACTGATTCAGAGCTGGGCCATCACGATGCCAATGAAGTTTCTGGTCACTCATTGGCTGACCAACTTAATACCAG CAGCATCATGTCAGTGAACCCTCCAAGCAGCAATGACGCCTGTCTCAGCATCGTCCACAGCCTCATGTGCCACCGGCAGGGTGGAGAGAACGAGGGCTTCGCCAAACGTGCCATCGAAAGCTtggtgaagaagctgaaggagaagaaggatgaGCTGGACTCGCTCATCACTGCCATTACCACCAATGGTGTCCATCCCAGCAAGTGCGTCACCATTCAGAGGACACTGGATGGACGGCTGCAG GTGGCTGGGAGGAAAGGTTTCCCTCATGTGATTTATGCAAGGCTGTGGCGCTGGCCTGACCTCCACAAGAATGAACTCAAGCATGTCAAGTTCTGCCAGTATGCCTTTGACCTGAAGtatgacaatgtgtgtgtcaaCCCCTACCATTATGAGAGAGTAGTCTCTCCAGGCATCG TTGGTCTCAGCCTTCAAAACACAG CTGCACCAATCGGCCTCATAAAAGAAGAATACATCCATGACTGTATACAGATAGACCTTCCACCTGGCTTGCCTCTGTCTGACCATCAAACAGCCTTGAAGCTGCCTCTTCCAGACCACTATGGTCAACCCCTGCCTCCCCAGCAGCTGTCGTCTGAGCCCCATGGACCCCCATCTGTCAGCAGATACACTAACCTGCCTGTTTCCCCCAAAG TGACCTGCTCTGGTTCCATGCTGCCACTACAGGGCGGTCACAGTGATGGCCGACTCCAAACTGCATCCCCACAGGCTCAAGTCATGACCCCAGCACCACGACCTCCGACTCCTACCCAACCCCTACCTCAGCAGCAGGCTGCCCAGCAACCCTCACAGCCCCCCCATAACCAACAACCCTCCCTACCTACTTCTCACTCACATGGAAAGAACGGATACAGCAGCAGTAAACACTCTCAGAGCCAGGCTGTCTTCCACA CCGTTTGGACAGGCAGCAGCACAGCCTCCTACACTCCCATAGGACCGCCGCAGAATGGGCGTAATCTCCAACAACCTCCCCTCCATCACCCAAACCATCACT GGTCTCAGCATCACGCCTCAAACTCTTTCCCCCCTGTGGCCAATCATCCAG CAGGACCAGAGTTTTGGTGCTCTATCTCCTACTTTGAAATGGACGTTCAGGTGGGAGAGATGTTTAAGGTGCCCTCCAGCTGCCCTGTTGTGACAGTGGATGGTTATGTTGACCCGTCGGGAGGCGATCGCTTCTGCCTCGGCCAGCTGAGTAACGTTCACCGCACAGATGCCAGTGAGAGAGCTAG GTTACACATAGGTAAAGGCGTTCAGCTGGAGTGTCGTGGTGAGGGGGATGTGTGGATGCGCTGTATGAGCGACCacgctgtgtttgtgcagagctACTACCTCGACAGAGAGGCAGGCCGAGCACCAGGTGATGCGGTGCACAAAATCTACCCGGGAGCCTATATCAAG GTGTTTGACCTGCGACAGTGCCACAGACAGatgcagcagcaggcagcaacggctcaggctgcagctgctgcacaggcAGCTGCTGTGGCTGGAAACATTCCTGGTCCAGGCAGTGTTGGAGGCATTGCACCTGCAGTTA GTCTGTCTGCAGCAGCGGGGATCGGTGTGGACGATCTCAGGCGACTGTGTATCCTGcgactcagctttgtgaaaggCTGGGGGCCTGACTACCCTCGCCAGAGCATCAAACACACCCCCTGCTGGGTGGAAGTCCACCTGCACCGTGCTCTGCAACTTCTGGATGAGGTGTTGCACACTATGCCATTGGCAGACCCAGGGCCTGCTAACTAA
- the smad10a gene encoding mothers against decapentaplegic homolog 4 isoform X2: MWTDSELGHHDANEVSGHSLADQLNTSSIMSVNPPSSNDACLSIVHSLMCHRQGGENEGFAKRAIESLVKKLKEKKDELDSLITAITTNGVHPSKCVTIQRTLDGRLQVAGRKGFPHVIYARLWRWPDLHKNELKHVKFCQYAFDLKYDNVCVNPYHYERVVSPGIVGLSLQNTAAPIGLIKEEYIHDCIQIDLPPGLPLSDHQTALKLPLPDHYGQPLPPQQLSSEPHGPPSVSRYTNLPVSPKVTCSGSMLPLQGGHSDGRLQTASPQAQVMTPAPRPPTPTQPLPQQQAAQQPSQPPHNQQPSLPTSHSHGKNGYSSSKHSQSQAVFHTVWTGSSTASYTPIGPPQNGRNLQQPPLHHPNHHWSQHHASNSFPPVANHPGPEFWCSISYFEMDVQVGEMFKVPSSCPVVTVDGYVDPSGGDRFCLGQLSNVHRTDASERARLHIGKGVQLECRGEGDVWMRCMSDHAVFVQSYYLDREAGRAPGDAVHKIYPGAYIKVFDLRQCHRQMQQQAATAQAAAAAQAAAVAGNIPGPGSVGGIAPAVSLSAAAGIGVDDLRRLCILRLSFVKGWGPDYPRQSIKHTPCWVEVHLHRALQLLDEVLHTMPLADPGPAN, encoded by the exons ATGT GGACTGATTCAGAGCTGGGCCATCACGATGCCAATGAAGTTTCTGGTCACTCATTGGCTGACCAACTTAATACCAG CAGCATCATGTCAGTGAACCCTCCAAGCAGCAATGACGCCTGTCTCAGCATCGTCCACAGCCTCATGTGCCACCGGCAGGGTGGAGAGAACGAGGGCTTCGCCAAACGTGCCATCGAAAGCTtggtgaagaagctgaaggagaagaaggatgaGCTGGACTCGCTCATCACTGCCATTACCACCAATGGTGTCCATCCCAGCAAGTGCGTCACCATTCAGAGGACACTGGATGGACGGCTGCAG GTGGCTGGGAGGAAAGGTTTCCCTCATGTGATTTATGCAAGGCTGTGGCGCTGGCCTGACCTCCACAAGAATGAACTCAAGCATGTCAAGTTCTGCCAGTATGCCTTTGACCTGAAGtatgacaatgtgtgtgtcaaCCCCTACCATTATGAGAGAGTAGTCTCTCCAGGCATCG TTGGTCTCAGCCTTCAAAACACAG CTGCACCAATCGGCCTCATAAAAGAAGAATACATCCATGACTGTATACAGATAGACCTTCCACCTGGCTTGCCTCTGTCTGACCATCAAACAGCCTTGAAGCTGCCTCTTCCAGACCACTATGGTCAACCCCTGCCTCCCCAGCAGCTGTCGTCTGAGCCCCATGGACCCCCATCTGTCAGCAGATACACTAACCTGCCTGTTTCCCCCAAAG TGACCTGCTCTGGTTCCATGCTGCCACTACAGGGCGGTCACAGTGATGGCCGACTCCAAACTGCATCCCCACAGGCTCAAGTCATGACCCCAGCACCACGACCTCCGACTCCTACCCAACCCCTACCTCAGCAGCAGGCTGCCCAGCAACCCTCACAGCCCCCCCATAACCAACAACCCTCCCTACCTACTTCTCACTCACATGGAAAGAACGGATACAGCAGCAGTAAACACTCTCAGAGCCAGGCTGTCTTCCACA CCGTTTGGACAGGCAGCAGCACAGCCTCCTACACTCCCATAGGACCGCCGCAGAATGGGCGTAATCTCCAACAACCTCCCCTCCATCACCCAAACCATCACT GGTCTCAGCATCACGCCTCAAACTCTTTCCCCCCTGTGGCCAATCATCCAG GACCAGAGTTTTGGTGCTCTATCTCCTACTTTGAAATGGACGTTCAGGTGGGAGAGATGTTTAAGGTGCCCTCCAGCTGCCCTGTTGTGACAGTGGATGGTTATGTTGACCCGTCGGGAGGCGATCGCTTCTGCCTCGGCCAGCTGAGTAACGTTCACCGCACAGATGCCAGTGAGAGAGCTAG GTTACACATAGGTAAAGGCGTTCAGCTGGAGTGTCGTGGTGAGGGGGATGTGTGGATGCGCTGTATGAGCGACCacgctgtgtttgtgcagagctACTACCTCGACAGAGAGGCAGGCCGAGCACCAGGTGATGCGGTGCACAAAATCTACCCGGGAGCCTATATCAAG GTGTTTGACCTGCGACAGTGCCACAGACAGatgcagcagcaggcagcaacggctcaggctgcagctgctgcacaggcAGCTGCTGTGGCTGGAAACATTCCTGGTCCAGGCAGTGTTGGAGGCATTGCACCTGCAGTTA GTCTGTCTGCAGCAGCGGGGATCGGTGTGGACGATCTCAGGCGACTGTGTATCCTGcgactcagctttgtgaaaggCTGGGGGCCTGACTACCCTCGCCAGAGCATCAAACACACCCCCTGCTGGGTGGAAGTCCACCTGCACCGTGCTCTGCAACTTCTGGATGAGGTGTTGCACACTATGCCATTGGCAGACCCAGGGCCTGCTAACTAA
- the smad10a gene encoding mothers against decapentaplegic homolog 4 isoform X3 — translation MWTDSELGHHDANEVSGHSLADQLNTSIMSVNPPSSNDACLSIVHSLMCHRQGGENEGFAKRAIESLVKKLKEKKDELDSLITAITTNGVHPSKCVTIQRTLDGRLQVAGRKGFPHVIYARLWRWPDLHKNELKHVKFCQYAFDLKYDNVCVNPYHYERVVSPGIVGLSLQNTAAPIGLIKEEYIHDCIQIDLPPGLPLSDHQTALKLPLPDHYGQPLPPQQLSSEPHGPPSVSRYTNLPVSPKVTCSGSMLPLQGGHSDGRLQTASPQAQVMTPAPRPPTPTQPLPQQQAAQQPSQPPHNQQPSLPTSHSHGKNGYSSSKHSQSQAVFHTVWTGSSTASYTPIGPPQNGRNLQQPPLHHPNHHWSQHHASNSFPPVANHPAGPEFWCSISYFEMDVQVGEMFKVPSSCPVVTVDGYVDPSGGDRFCLGQLSNVHRTDASERARLHIGKGVQLECRGEGDVWMRCMSDHAVFVQSYYLDREAGRAPGDAVHKIYPGAYIKVFDLRQCHRQMQQQAATAQAAAAAQAAAVAGNIPGPGSVGGIAPAVSLSAAAGIGVDDLRRLCILRLSFVKGWGPDYPRQSIKHTPCWVEVHLHRALQLLDEVLHTMPLADPGPAN, via the exons ATGT GGACTGATTCAGAGCTGGGCCATCACGATGCCAATGAAGTTTCTGGTCACTCATTGGCTGACCAACTTAATACCAG CATCATGTCAGTGAACCCTCCAAGCAGCAATGACGCCTGTCTCAGCATCGTCCACAGCCTCATGTGCCACCGGCAGGGTGGAGAGAACGAGGGCTTCGCCAAACGTGCCATCGAAAGCTtggtgaagaagctgaaggagaagaaggatgaGCTGGACTCGCTCATCACTGCCATTACCACCAATGGTGTCCATCCCAGCAAGTGCGTCACCATTCAGAGGACACTGGATGGACGGCTGCAG GTGGCTGGGAGGAAAGGTTTCCCTCATGTGATTTATGCAAGGCTGTGGCGCTGGCCTGACCTCCACAAGAATGAACTCAAGCATGTCAAGTTCTGCCAGTATGCCTTTGACCTGAAGtatgacaatgtgtgtgtcaaCCCCTACCATTATGAGAGAGTAGTCTCTCCAGGCATCG TTGGTCTCAGCCTTCAAAACACAG CTGCACCAATCGGCCTCATAAAAGAAGAATACATCCATGACTGTATACAGATAGACCTTCCACCTGGCTTGCCTCTGTCTGACCATCAAACAGCCTTGAAGCTGCCTCTTCCAGACCACTATGGTCAACCCCTGCCTCCCCAGCAGCTGTCGTCTGAGCCCCATGGACCCCCATCTGTCAGCAGATACACTAACCTGCCTGTTTCCCCCAAAG TGACCTGCTCTGGTTCCATGCTGCCACTACAGGGCGGTCACAGTGATGGCCGACTCCAAACTGCATCCCCACAGGCTCAAGTCATGACCCCAGCACCACGACCTCCGACTCCTACCCAACCCCTACCTCAGCAGCAGGCTGCCCAGCAACCCTCACAGCCCCCCCATAACCAACAACCCTCCCTACCTACTTCTCACTCACATGGAAAGAACGGATACAGCAGCAGTAAACACTCTCAGAGCCAGGCTGTCTTCCACA CCGTTTGGACAGGCAGCAGCACAGCCTCCTACACTCCCATAGGACCGCCGCAGAATGGGCGTAATCTCCAACAACCTCCCCTCCATCACCCAAACCATCACT GGTCTCAGCATCACGCCTCAAACTCTTTCCCCCCTGTGGCCAATCATCCAG CAGGACCAGAGTTTTGGTGCTCTATCTCCTACTTTGAAATGGACGTTCAGGTGGGAGAGATGTTTAAGGTGCCCTCCAGCTGCCCTGTTGTGACAGTGGATGGTTATGTTGACCCGTCGGGAGGCGATCGCTTCTGCCTCGGCCAGCTGAGTAACGTTCACCGCACAGATGCCAGTGAGAGAGCTAG GTTACACATAGGTAAAGGCGTTCAGCTGGAGTGTCGTGGTGAGGGGGATGTGTGGATGCGCTGTATGAGCGACCacgctgtgtttgtgcagagctACTACCTCGACAGAGAGGCAGGCCGAGCACCAGGTGATGCGGTGCACAAAATCTACCCGGGAGCCTATATCAAG GTGTTTGACCTGCGACAGTGCCACAGACAGatgcagcagcaggcagcaacggctcaggctgcagctgctgcacaggcAGCTGCTGTGGCTGGAAACATTCCTGGTCCAGGCAGTGTTGGAGGCATTGCACCTGCAGTTA GTCTGTCTGCAGCAGCGGGGATCGGTGTGGACGATCTCAGGCGACTGTGTATCCTGcgactcagctttgtgaaaggCTGGGGGCCTGACTACCCTCGCCAGAGCATCAAACACACCCCCTGCTGGGTGGAAGTCCACCTGCACCGTGCTCTGCAACTTCTGGATGAGGTGTTGCACACTATGCCATTGGCAGACCCAGGGCCTGCTAACTAA